AGTCCTTGATGTCACACTGCCGAGAAAAGCTTCTAGTGAGAAATAAACTACCCGTACCGCAAACCGACACAGGTAGTCGAGGAGAGTATCCTCAGGTGTGCGAGAGAACTCTCGTTAAGGAACTCGGCAAAATGACCCCGTAACTTCGGAAGAAGGGGTGCTGATCTAACGATCAGCCGCAGTGAATAGGCCCAGGCGACTGTTTATCAAAAACACAGGTCTCTGCTAAATCGTAAGATGACGTATAGGGGCTGACGCCTGCCCGGTGCTGGAAGGTTAAGTGGATGAGTTAGTACTTCGGTACGAAGCCCAGAAATGAAGCCCCAGTAAACGGCGGCCGTAACTATAACGGTCCTAAGGTAGCGAAATTCCTTGTCGGGTAAGTTCCGACCCGCACGAAAGGCGTAACGATCTGGGCACTGTCTCGACGAGAGACTCGGTGAAATTATAATACCCGTGAAGATGCGGGTTACCCGCGACAGGACGGAAAGACCCCATGGAGCTTTACTGTAGCTTGATATTGAGTGTTTGTACCGCTTGTACAGGATAGGTAGGAGCCGTTGAAGCCGGAACGCTAGTTTCGGTGGAGGCATTGGTGGGATACTACCCTTGCTGTATGAACCCTCTAACCCGCGCCACTTAGCGTGGCGGGAGACAGTGTCAGGTGGGCAGTTTGACTGGGGCGGTCGCCTCCTAAAAAGTAACGGAGGCGCCCAAAGGTTCCCTCAGAATGGTTGGAAATCATTCATAGCGTGTAAAGGCATAAGGGAGCTTGACTGCGAGACTTACAGGTCGAGCAGGGACGAAAGTCGGGCTTAGTGATCCGGTGGTTCCGTATGGAAGGGCCATCGCTCAACGGATAAAAGCTACCCTGGGGATAACAGGCTTATCTCCCCCAAGAGTCCACATCGACGGGGAGGTTTGGCACCTCGATGTCGGCTCATCACATCCTGGGGCTGTAGTTGGTCCCAAGGGTTGGGCTGTTCGCCCATTAAAGTGGTACGCGAGCTGGGTTCAGAACGTCGTGAGACAGTTCGGTCCCTATCCGTCGCGGGCGTAGGAAATTTGAGTGGAGCTGTTCCTAGTACGAGAGGACCGGAATGGACATACCGCTGGTGTACCAGTTGTGCCGCCAGGCGCATCGCTGGGTAGCTAAGTATGGCCGGGATAAACGCTGAAAGCATCTAAGTGTGAAGCCCCCCACAAGATGAGATTTCCCATTCCTTTATGGAAGTAAGACCCCTGAGAGATGATCAGGTAGATAGGTTGGAAGTGGACGTGCCGTGAGGCATGGAGCGGACCAATACTAATCGGTCGAGGACTTAACCAAGTAGCATGTACGTAGTGTTAGTTTAAGGGCAAAGAAATGAATATCCAGTTTTGAGAGCGCAACGTTCTCAGAAAGTGGTGTGGTGGCGATAGCAAGAAGGATACACCTGTTCCCATGTCGAACACAGAAGTTAAGCTTCTTAGCGCCGAGAGTAGTTGGGGGAGCACCCCCTGCGAGGGTAGGACGTTGCCACGCACTTTTAAAAAGGCAGTCAAGTCAGTAATGGCTTGGCTGTTTTTTTGTGCGCATAAATAAAATCAGCCAGCGCATATGGCTGACTGATCAATTGAAGATTAACTAATTTGCTTGCTAGTTGTTAAGCGTAGCGTTTTAGGTGCATATTTCCAATATTCATTACGCAATGGATGTGGGCGAACACCAAACTCGATCCATGGCTTACTCCGGCCAGAGTAATGGATCAGCACTGGCGCCTGCCGGGCTTCTTCAGCAAGGATTTCGCCAGGAGCTAAGGGATGAACTTGTTCGTGACGAATCAAACGTGATTGCATATTATATTTAGGGTGTAAATAATACCATTTATCAGCCAAGACGGCGTTCAGTGCGTCCTGATCATGGTATTTTAGTTTTTCAGGATGATGATTGATGAAGGCCATCACTTTACTTGTCAGATTTTCATCACGCCAACGTTTTAGATCAATTAACATGACACCGGAGTTGAAGTAAAATGGCTGTTCCGCTTTGATTCCCATCTCAGCTAAGCGCGGAACGTAGCCAGCGTCTTCAACTGCAGCAATTACTTTACCATTTAAATTAGTCTGCCATAGTTCACTAATATCACTGGTACAGATCAAATCACAATCAAGATAAAGGATACGATCTAATTCCGGTAATAGGTCTGCAGTATAAATGCGATAGTAAGCTGATTTGACGATACGTTCATCGGTTACGACCTGTTGGAAAAGTGATTCGTCAACTGATAAGTAGGCGACTTTATGACAATTGGTATAATCTATTTCCAAGCGATTAAGTTGTAGCTTATCTTCGGCAGTCAATTGATCGGCAAAGATATAAAAGGCGAAATCGTTGGTCGGGTTATTAACGAGAATTGAGCGATAGAGTGTGGCTAATGGGGTAACGAAATTCGAATTAGTGGTTGAAACGATCGAAATCATGGTCATAAACGTTCCTCCTCGTAAATATTGTCTGCTACTGAAATGTCTATAGGTTACCTTAGTAGCTATGAATATTATGACATGGTTATAGACTTGATTAGTTAAACTATACAAAATAGCAACTAGTTACGACAACTTTTATGCATGAAACGGGCTGTATCTAAGTGGAAAAGCATGCATCTAAATTGCAACCGGCCGAGCTTTGATGCTAATATGGAGATGTACCATAATAATCAATTCTATAAGAAAGGACTGATTGATATGCTTCACTTACTCTGGGTATTAATTGTTGGTGCGGTTATCGGGGTCATCGCTGGTGCAGTCACGAGTCGTGACTTGCCTTTAGGCTGGATCGGTAATATTATTGCCGGTTTAGTCGGTTCTTGGCTCGGTGAGATGATCTTAGGTAGCTGGGGACCGATGATTGCAGGTATGGCAATTATTCCATCAATTATCGGTGCCGTTGTCCTCGTATTGATCGTCTCCGTGATTATCGGTACGCGGAAAAAGAAAAGTTAGTTGGATAATTGACCACCTATGGAAGGTTGACTAGCCAAAATAGTTATCATTCGGAACCGCAAAGATTTGATGGAATAGAGGGAGGAATGCGATGTGCGCCCAATTTTCAAATTTGCGCTTGGTTTGCTGGCATTTCTAGGCCTGTTAGAAGCGATTTGGTTTGGTCTGTTGATTGAGCCCATGGCTAACTGGTCAGGCCAATTGATGCAGTGGCAGCAAGAACAAATTTGGTTGTCCTGGGTCGGCTTAGGTTTGGCGATCATTGCGGGACTAATTTTTCTGGTCTTGCTGTTTATCGCATTATTTAAACGGTCAACGACCACTAGCTTGAACATGAAAACTAAGCACGGGCAGCTAAATATCAGTCGTACTGCAGTGGAAAAATCTGTTAAGTATGCTGTACAGGAGCAGCACCCAGTGACTGAAGTTGATGTGGCCGTTCAATTGCTTAAGCACAAAGCTTTAGCCAATGCGCAGGTCAATGCCACTTTAACGAGTACAACTAATGATTTAGTCGGCGCCAGTCAACGAATTGAGAAAACAGCCAAACGTGAATTAACTGAACGCCTAGGTGTTCCAGTGAAAAATGTTGATGTTCATTTGTTAACCGTCGACCAACGTAAGCAACCAATGACAGACGTGATTTAATGAGGTGAGTAAATGCAGCGAGAAATGAAAGGCGCGCTCATTGGCCTGATCTGCGGCATTATCTGGATCATGCTAGGTTTTTGGCAGCTAATTTTGATTCTGTTGTTGAGTGCGATCGGTTTTCTAATCGGTCGTTACAGTGAACGATTACCAGAATTAAAGCGCTGGTTGTTGCAAGTTCTTGAGCGCTGAATAATGTAGTCGAATTGGTGTTTGTAGGTTTTATAGCAAAAAGTCTGCTGAATAGCCAGTGAGATAGAGGAGGTATTCGATGGATCAACCAAAAGTACAAAAACGTAAATTGACGTTTGAGGATAATGTGATCAAAAAAATCGCCGGTAATGTTTCCGGTGATATTGACGGTATTTTATCAATGAACGGTGGTTTGATGAGCAACATCGCTGAACGCTTCCGGAGTGATACGGATGTGACTAAGGGTATCGATGCTGAAGTAGGTCAAAAACAAGTTGCGTTGGATATGGAAGCAACTTTAGAATATGGTGCCGATGCACGTGTCATTTTTGACCAACTCTGCGACCGCGTTTATCAAGCGTTGAAACAGATGACAGGTTTGGAATTGATCGAGCTGAATTTAAACGTGACGGATATCATGACTAAACGTGAATGGGCTAATCAAACGAGTGAAGGCAAAAAAGAAACTAAGGACCGGGTTAACTAAATTAGCGTTAAACGAAAGGATGACTAACAAAATATGGACGAAAAAATGAAGAATAATGCGCCACAAGCCATCGAAAGTGAATTAAATTATAACGAAGACGTGATTGCAAAAATCGTTGGTCGGACGATGACGACAATCCCTGGTGTTTTAACGGTTGAGGGGAATGTGATCGAAAACTTAGCTGATCGTTTCCGTGATAATGATGACCCTACTAAAGGGGTAAAAGTGGACTTAGATGACGATGCACAAACTGCAACGTTAGAATTAAGCGCAACATTGGAATATGGGCGTAACGCACCTAAAATTTTCGATGAAGCAGTTAATAAAGTGCAGGCAGAAGTTACACGAATGACTGACGTAAAGCTGACTAGCTTTAAAATGACGGTTACTGATATGCTGACTAAGGAAGAATGGCAAGCTCAGCAGGATAAAGCAAATCAGAATAAGTCAGAATAATATAAAAAGGTTAGGACATTAAATTGGCCTAACCTTTTTATTTGCATTCAATTTACAACACCTCTAGTCTAAAGTATGATAAAATAATTGACCGCTGGAATAAATTTTACTGGCGACAGAAACGGTGCGTCGGTTTAAAATCCGTACTGTTTTTTTAAAGTATATTTAGGCTAAATTAGTGAAACTATACCTTAGCAAAATGCTTTAATATTATTAAAATAGAAATAGAGGAGGTCGTTTGAATGGATGCAGAAACTAAGCAGCAGGAACAAGCGCGCGTAACTGATGTGATCGCTAAAATTGAGCAACGATTGCAAGATAAAAACGCACAATTGGACCAGGCACATCGTGAGACTACCTCGATTGAACGAAATTATGGCGATAACACGCGGGTCAATATTACTGAAGCGGATGACCGAATCGAAACTAATGCTGCCGTGCAGCAGCAAAAACAATTAGTTGCACGGACTGTTGAAAATGAGTCGATCTTAAAACAGCAGATCACTCAATTAAAAGATCTACAGCAGTCACCTTATTTTGGCAGAATCGATATTGATGAAGCGGGTGATCGCGATACATTATATATTGGGACCTCGTCATTTATTGATGCTAAACAGAACTTTTTAGTTTATGATTGGCGGGCGCCAATCTCGGGTATTTACTATAATGGTACGCTGGGTAAAGTGAGTTATGAAACGCCGACTGGCCCGGTACAAGCTGAATTACTGAAGAAGCGGCAATTTTTGATCGAGCACGGTAAAATTGAAAATTTATTTGATACCAACGAAACAGTTGGCGATAGTATGCTGCAACATGTATTAGGTGCTGATAGTGATGAATATATGCGTAATATTGTTGCGACGATTCAACAGGAACAGAATGATATTATTCGTGATACGAAACATGATATTTTGATCGTACAGGGGGTAGCTGGTTCAGGGAAAACATCGGCTATACTGCAGCGGATCGCTTTTCTGCTGTATCATAGCCGCGAATCGTTAAATTCTGAGCAGATGATTTTATTTTCACCGAATCGCTTATTCAGTCATTATATTTCGGAAGTGCTTCCCAGTTTAGGTGAAAAAAATATGCGTCAGGTCACTTTAGCCGAATTTTTGGAGCAGCGCTTTTCTGGCCTACGGGTGGAGACCTTGTTTGATCGCTATGAACAGGATCAATCTAGCTTTCCTAGAACAGCACAAAAAATTCGACGCTATAAAGAAAGTTATACGTACATTCAGGCTGTGGAACATTATTTGCGCCAAGCCCAACCGCAACAATTAGCCTTTACGGATGTATATTTTGAAGGTCGCGCTTTCTTCACTAAGGCAGAAATTGCGGCAATTTATGCCCGGCTACCAGTTAAAATGTTGGCGGCGGATAAATTCCTCGCAACTAAGAACACGTTGATCAAGCGGTTGAAGCGGCGCATTCATGAGGAAGCTAAAGCTGATTGGGTGGCGGCAGAAGTTGATATGCTCGATGAAGATCGTTATCGGAGCATTGTCGGTGAGCAACGCTTTGACAGTGGTGATGATGAGTTTCAATTTATTGCTGAAAAACTGGTGCGTGACCGCTTAGCCATTGTTTATGACGCATTGTACAACGATTATTTTATTGATATGTACGAGCAGTATGCTGATTTTATGCGCCAGGCCACACCGAACGATGTGACCGCTAAGGTTTGGCAGACTATGATTGCGAGTTACAAGCAACAATTAGAACGGCACCATCTACGTTTAGAGGATGCTGCGCCATTGCTGTATTTGCGCGATCGTCTGACCGGTAGTGGGCAGAATCACGCGATGCAACATCTATTTATTGATGAAATGCAAGATTACACGATGGCACAATTAGCTTACATCAAGCACGCTTTTCCTAAAGCTAAATTAACTTTATTAGGCGATCGTGCGCAGGATTTATTTACCGCCCACTACCGACAAAATGATTTTATTGATGAATTGACGACTATTTTCCAGACCCACAGCATCAATTTGATCACGTTGAATAAAAGTTACCGCTCGACCTTCCCAATCACGACTTTTGCGGCAGCGTTATTGCCAGCTGGAAATGAGATCCAGGCCTTTACTCGCGATGGTCATAAGCCACTGTTGGTTACGACGGATTCAACGGCTGATAGTTTGCAGCAGATCACTAAACAATGTCGGCGTTTACTCTTACAGCACGAAACAGTCGCAGTTTTGACTAAGGATCGTGCAACAAGTGCGCGATTGTATGCACGGTTAAAGTTGGATGTTGAGACAACGCTGATGACGGACGCTGATCGCGCTTTGCCCAAGGGCGTTTTGATTTTACCAATCTATTTAGCGAAGGGCTTAGAATTTGATGCAGTCGTTGCTTATGATGTATCTGCTGTGCATTTTAATGCAGAGGGTGATCGTGATATCTTATATACAATCGCTTCACGGGCGATGCATGAATTAGTGTTGATCAGTACCGGTGCGCCATGTCAATTTATTGATGCTGTACCAGCAGAAATGCTAGCTCGGGATACTGTATTACCGGCAAACGAATTATCCTGATTAAAGGTGTTGCATTCATTTAGAATATATAATATACTATTTAGGCAGTGTTCTGATCAGACTGTTTAATTGTATATTTATGCCGTCTTAGCTCAGCAGGTAGAGCGCATCCATGGTAAGGATGAGGTCGTCGGTTCGAATCCGATAGACGGCTTAAGTTGAGAAAGCTGATAACGATAAAGTTATCGGCTTTTTTGTCGTTCAATTTAGCTAAAAACGACATAATATTTCGTTTAAGCAAGAAAGTAGCTATCCAGGTTATAAAATCAATGGTATTCTATTAATGGATGGTTATTGTATATAGAGGAGAAGGGCAATATCTATGGTTAAATTATTAAACAAATTCAAGCAGCAACAGTTGGTTAAACATTTAGCCAGCCAAGCTGAAGTGAATTTACATTTTGCTAGGGCTAACGCGGACTATACAGTCTGTCAATACGGGACGGAATTTGGTAACGGAATCGTTGTGGTAATTGATTTAGCGGATAGTGAATTACGGGTGCACCAAAGCGGTGGAAAAACGCAGTATCTGCCATTGGCGAATGCTAGTACAGAGCTATATGATCTTCTTTGTGAAGAGCGCGATCATCGGGCAATCAACGCAATTATCCCAAATTAGTTTGGCGTTTTAGTGGCGTCATTGAATTACATAATAAAATAAGTCTTGTCAGAAAGTGTCGTTGCAACTTCAGCAAAGTTACGCAGTAATTGAGCATAGTCGAACACGGTGACTGACACTTTGACACCGCACCATGAAATCGGTACAATTAAGTTAATATGTTGACGGGGAAGAGTAGCCGTAAGTGGATCTAAAGCGAGTCATTGGTTAGTGCGAAATGGCGGTCGCTAACGGTGAATGGGCCCTAGAGTGCCAGCGTGAATTAAGTAGCGGTGGCGGTGTTTGCGCCTTAAGCAAGAGTGGTGTCGCAGTGGCGGCACAATTTAGGTGGTACCACGACATTGAGCGTCCTATTGATAGTAATATCAATAGGATTTTTTTTATGAAAGAAGGAAATGGATATGACAAAAAAAGTAATTTTAACGGGTGATCGGCCAACTGGTAAGTTGCACATTGGACACTATATCGGTTCATTAAAAACGCGGGTGGCTATGCAGAATTCTGGTGATTATGATCCTTACATCATGATTGCAGACATGCAAGCATTAACTGACAACGCGCGTGATCCAGAAAAGATTCGGCATAGTTTGTTACAAGTTGCTTTAGATTATTTGGCGGTAGGAATTGATCCGGCTAAATCGACGATCTTAGTTCAGTCGCAGATTCCAGCTTTAAATGAATTGACGATGCACTATTTGAATATTGTCAATGTGTCGCGGTTGAATCGCAACCCAACGGTTAAAAGTGAAATTCAACAAAAAGGTTTCGGTCAAAGCATCCCAGCCGGCTTTTTGATTTATCCAGTTAGTCAGGCAGCTGATATTACGGCTTTTAAGGCTAGTGTGGTTCCGGTTGGCGATGATCAGGAACCCATGTTGGAGCAAACTCGCGAGATCGTGCGCAGTTTTAATAATATTTATCAACGGGATGTATTGGTTGAACCTGAGGGCGTTTTTCCACCTAAAGGTCAGGGCCGATTACCTGGCTTAGACGGTAATGCTAAAATGAGCAAATCACTGAATAACGCTATTTACTTGGCTGATTCTGCTGACGAGATCCAAAAGAAAGTTATGTCGATGTACACTGATCCTAACCATATTCATGTTGAAGATCCAGGTCAAGTTGAAGGCAACGTGGTTTTCACATATTTGGATGTTTTTGCTGAGGATCAGGCCCATGTTGCTGAATTAAAAGCACAGTATCAAGCCGGTGGTTTAGGTGATGTTAAGTTGAAACGCTATTTGAACGAAGTCTTACAGGCTGCTTTGGCACCAATTCGTCAGCGTCGCGAAGAATATGCGCAGGATCCTGCTGCGGTGTATGATATTCTGGCTAAGGGTAGCGCTAAAGCAAATGAAGTTGCCAATAAGACTTTAGCTGAAGTGCGAGCCGCAATTGGTATCAATTATTTCGATTAATGTGAGGCAGTTATATTGATCTAGCATATGCTTCAGCGTAAACTAATTTCAACCAATAACGAATGTAGGTGACAGAATGGAACTTGAGCAATTTATGCACGAGCTTGCGTCTAAGGCACCAACTCCTGGTGGCGGTGGTGCGAGTGCTTTAAGTGGTGCCACTGCAGCAGCGTTGGCTAGTATGGTGGTCAATTTGACCCAAGGTAAAAAGAAATACGCGGTCTATACAGATGAGCTGGCACAGATTTTAACGACAACGCAGCAACTGATCACAGATTTATTGGCGCAGATTCCTGCCGATGCTGCAGCTTTTGCACCGTTAGCGGACGCCTATCGCATTCCGAAAGAAGCGCCGCAACGTGCGGCAATTTTAGAGGCAGCACTGGCTCAAGCGACGTCAGTGCCATTAGCTGTTTTACGGCAATTAGACAGTTTAGTCCCTTTGATTGAAAGTTTAGTGACTAAGGGCAGCCAAATCATGCAAAGTGACGTTGGCGTAGCGGCAGTTACTTGTCGTAGCGCCTTAGAGGGTGCAGTACTAAACGTCTACATCAATACGCGTTTAATGCATGACCGCCAGCAAGCGTTGGCGTTAAATGCTGAGGCAGCAGCATTGGTCAATGATAATGTGATCCGCTGTCAGCGCGTCTATCAACAGGTTATGGCTAAGCTACAATAAGTATGCGGTGATGATTTCTTGAAATGGAAGTGATCTGGTGAAAATTCTCAGTGGTCATCCAGTAGTTCAACATTTATTTACTGCTTTGGAAACGCCAGTTGCACAATTACGTGCACAAGGTATTGTGCCTTGTTTAGCTTTGATTCGTGTTGGCGCAGATCCGGCTGCACAGAGCTATGCACGGACGATTCAAAATCGGTTTGCTAAAGCCCAAGTTGCCGTTCAGATAGTAGATTTTCCAACGGATGTGCAACCAACGATAGTGGTGCA
This is a stretch of genomic DNA from Loigolactobacillus coryniformis subsp. coryniformis KCTC 3167 = DSM 20001. It encodes these proteins:
- a CDS encoding Asp23/Gls24 family envelope stress response protein, which gives rise to MDQPKVQKRKLTFEDNVIKKIAGNVSGDIDGILSMNGGLMSNIAERFRSDTDVTKGIDAEVGQKQVALDMEATLEYGADARVIFDQLCDRVYQALKQMTGLELIELNLNVTDIMTKREWANQTSEGKKETKDRVN
- a CDS encoding Asp23/Gls24 family envelope stress response protein, with the protein product MDEKMKNNAPQAIESELNYNEDVIAKIVGRTMTTIPGVLTVEGNVIENLADRFRDNDDPTKGVKVDLDDDAQTATLELSATLEYGRNAPKIFDEAVNKVQAEVTRMTDVKLTSFKMTVTDMLTKEEWQAQQDKANQNKSE
- a CDS encoding glycosyltransferase family 8 protein produces the protein MTMISIVSTTNSNFVTPLATLYRSILVNNPTNDFAFYIFADQLTAEDKLQLNRLEIDYTNCHKVAYLSVDESLFQQVVTDERIVKSAYYRIYTADLLPELDRILYLDCDLICTSDISELWQTNLNGKVIAAVEDAGYVPRLAEMGIKAEQPFYFNSGVMLIDLKRWRDENLTSKVMAFINHHPEKLKYHDQDALNAVLADKWYYLHPKYNMQSRLIRHEQVHPLAPGEILAEEARQAPVLIHYSGRSKPWIEFGVRPHPLRNEYWKYAPKTLRLTTSKQIS
- the trpS gene encoding tryptophan--tRNA ligase; its protein translation is MTKKVILTGDRPTGKLHIGHYIGSLKTRVAMQNSGDYDPYIMIADMQALTDNARDPEKIRHSLLQVALDYLAVGIDPAKSTILVQSQIPALNELTMHYLNIVNVSRLNRNPTVKSEIQQKGFGQSIPAGFLIYPVSQAADITAFKASVVPVGDDQEPMLEQTREIVRSFNNIYQRDVLVEPEGVFPPKGQGRLPGLDGNAKMSKSLNNAIYLADSADEIQKKVMSMYTDPNHIHVEDPGQVEGNVVFTYLDVFAEDQAHVAELKAQYQAGGLGDVKLKRYLNEVLQAALAPIRQRREEYAQDPAAVYDILAKGSAKANEVANKTLAEVRAAIGINYFD
- a CDS encoding cyclodeaminase/cyclohydrolase family protein; translation: MELEQFMHELASKAPTPGGGGASALSGATAAALASMVVNLTQGKKKYAVYTDELAQILTTTQQLITDLLAQIPADAAAFAPLADAYRIPKEAPQRAAILEAALAQATSVPLAVLRQLDSLVPLIESLVTKGSQIMQSDVGVAAVTCRSALEGAVLNVYINTRLMHDRQQALALNAEAAALVNDNVIRCQRVYQQVMAKLQ
- a CDS encoding DUF2273 domain-containing protein, whose amino-acid sequence is MQREMKGALIGLICGIIWIMLGFWQLILILLLSAIGFLIGRYSERLPELKRWLLQVLER
- the helD gene encoding RNA polymerase recycling motor HelD; translated protein: MDAETKQQEQARVTDVIAKIEQRLQDKNAQLDQAHRETTSIERNYGDNTRVNITEADDRIETNAAVQQQKQLVARTVENESILKQQITQLKDLQQSPYFGRIDIDEAGDRDTLYIGTSSFIDAKQNFLVYDWRAPISGIYYNGTLGKVSYETPTGPVQAELLKKRQFLIEHGKIENLFDTNETVGDSMLQHVLGADSDEYMRNIVATIQQEQNDIIRDTKHDILIVQGVAGSGKTSAILQRIAFLLYHSRESLNSEQMILFSPNRLFSHYISEVLPSLGEKNMRQVTLAEFLEQRFSGLRVETLFDRYEQDQSSFPRTAQKIRRYKESYTYIQAVEHYLRQAQPQQLAFTDVYFEGRAFFTKAEIAAIYARLPVKMLAADKFLATKNTLIKRLKRRIHEEAKADWVAAEVDMLDEDRYRSIVGEQRFDSGDDEFQFIAEKLVRDRLAIVYDALYNDYFIDMYEQYADFMRQATPNDVTAKVWQTMIASYKQQLERHHLRLEDAAPLLYLRDRLTGSGQNHAMQHLFIDEMQDYTMAQLAYIKHAFPKAKLTLLGDRAQDLFTAHYRQNDFIDELTTIFQTHSINLITLNKSYRSTFPITTFAAALLPAGNEIQAFTRDGHKPLLVTTDSTADSLQQITKQCRRLLLQHETVAVLTKDRATSARLYARLKLDVETTLMTDADRALPKGVLILPIYLAKGLEFDAVVAYDVSAVHFNAEGDRDILYTIASRAMHELVLISTGAPCQFIDAVPAEMLARDTVLPANELS
- a CDS encoding GlsB/YeaQ/YmgE family stress response membrane protein — encoded protein: MLHLLWVLIVGAVIGVIAGAVTSRDLPLGWIGNIIAGLVGSWLGEMILGSWGPMIAGMAIIPSIIGAVVLVLIVSVIIGTRKKKS
- the amaP gene encoding alkaline shock response membrane anchor protein AmaP, which translates into the protein MRPIFKFALGLLAFLGLLEAIWFGLLIEPMANWSGQLMQWQQEQIWLSWVGLGLAIIAGLIFLVLLFIALFKRSTTTSLNMKTKHGQLNISRTAVEKSVKYAVQEQHPVTEVDVAVQLLKHKALANAQVNATLTSTTNDLVGASQRIEKTAKRELTERLGVPVKNVDVHLLTVDQRKQPMTDVI